From a region of the Nonlabens sp. Hel1_33_55 genome:
- the uvrB gene encoding excinuclease ABC subunit UvrB, whose amino-acid sequence MDFKIVSDFKPTGDQPGAIKKLVAGVNADERYQTLLGVTGSGKTFTVANVVEDVQKPTLVLCHNKTLAAQLYSEFKAFFPDNAVEYFVSYYDYYQPEAFIPTSGTYIEKDLSINEEIEKMRLSTTSSLLSGRRDIIVVASVSCLYGIGNPIEFQKNVIRLNQDQVIARTDLLKKLVQSLYSRTTAEFNRGNFRIKGDTLDVFPSYADTAFRIHFFGDEIEEIERFNPVDGRVIEKYKTITIYPANMFVTSPDRLQGAIHAIQEDLVKQIDYFKEIGKPLEAKRLQERTEFDLEMIRELGYCSGIENYSRYLDGRMPGTRPFCLLDYFPDDFLMIIDESHVSVPQVGAMYGGDRSRKVNLVDYGFRLPAAMDNRPLKFEEFEALQNQVIYVSATPADYELEKSEGIVVEQIIRPTGLLDPIIEVRPSQNQIDDLVEEIRIREERDERVLVTTLTKRMAEELTKYLSRINVRCRYIHSDVDTLERVEIMSDLRKGIFDVLIGVNLLREGLDLPEVSLVAILDADKEGFLRNNRSLTQTIGRAARNVNGLAILYADKITDSMQKTMDETDYRRSKQIEYNTKHGLTPTAIKKSLESALSGKTKAVYAIEETLNLQAAEEEATYMSKAQLEQKVRDTRKRMEAAAKELDFMEAARLRDQIKMLQVKITEI is encoded by the coding sequence ATGGATTTTAAGATAGTATCTGACTTTAAACCAACCGGCGATCAACCTGGCGCGATCAAAAAATTAGTTGCTGGAGTTAATGCAGATGAGCGTTACCAGACCCTGCTGGGTGTTACGGGTAGTGGTAAGACTTTTACAGTTGCAAATGTGGTGGAAGATGTTCAAAAGCCAACGCTGGTACTGTGTCACAACAAAACGCTGGCAGCGCAATTATATTCAGAATTCAAGGCATTTTTTCCTGATAATGCCGTAGAATATTTTGTTTCTTACTATGATTATTATCAGCCAGAGGCCTTTATTCCCACAAGCGGAACCTATATAGAAAAGGATTTATCCATCAATGAAGAGATCGAGAAGATGCGATTGTCCACCACTTCTTCCCTATTATCGGGACGTCGTGACATCATCGTTGTAGCATCCGTTTCATGCCTGTACGGTATAGGAAATCCTATTGAGTTTCAGAAAAATGTGATTCGGTTAAATCAGGATCAAGTTATTGCGAGAACGGACCTGTTGAAGAAACTGGTGCAGAGTCTTTATTCCAGAACCACAGCAGAATTCAATCGAGGAAACTTTAGAATTAAAGGAGATACACTAGATGTTTTTCCCAGTTATGCAGATACGGCTTTTAGGATCCACTTTTTTGGCGATGAGATAGAAGAAATTGAGCGATTCAATCCGGTGGATGGACGAGTGATTGAGAAATATAAGACCATCACCATTTATCCTGCTAACATGTTTGTAACATCGCCAGATCGACTGCAAGGCGCTATTCATGCGATACAAGAAGACCTGGTCAAGCAAATCGATTATTTCAAGGAAATAGGCAAACCACTGGAAGCAAAACGCCTACAGGAAAGAACCGAATTTGATCTTGAAATGATCAGGGAATTAGGTTATTGTTCTGGTATTGAGAATTATAGTAGATATCTAGACGGTAGAATGCCTGGCACGCGACCTTTCTGTTTACTTGATTATTTTCCAGATGATTTTTTGATGATCATAGATGAGAGTCACGTGAGCGTACCGCAAGTAGGTGCCATGTATGGTGGCGATAGATCCAGAAAAGTCAATCTCGTTGACTATGGATTCCGTTTACCAGCTGCAATGGATAACAGGCCATTGAAATTTGAGGAATTTGAAGCGCTGCAAAACCAAGTCATCTATGTTAGCGCTACTCCAGCCGACTATGAGCTGGAAAAAAGTGAAGGAATTGTCGTGGAACAGATCATACGACCTACTGGTTTACTAGACCCGATTATTGAGGTTCGACCCAGTCAGAATCAGATCGACGATTTGGTGGAAGAAATAAGAATACGAGAAGAACGCGACGAACGAGTTCTGGTTACCACGCTTACCAAACGTATGGCAGAAGAATTGACAAAATACCTCTCCAGAATAAATGTGCGTTGTCGCTACATCCATAGTGATGTAGACACTTTGGAACGCGTTGAGATCATGTCAGACCTACGTAAAGGAATTTTTGATGTATTGATTGGTGTGAATCTGTTGCGAGAAGGACTGGATCTACCAGAAGTATCGCTAGTAGCCATTCTGGATGCCGATAAAGAAGGTTTCCTAAGAAATAATCGTTCTCTTACTCAAACGATAGGTCGAGCAGCTCGTAACGTCAACGGTCTTGCCATTTTGTATGCTGATAAAATCACAGACAGTATGCAAAAAACAATGGATGAAACCGATTATCGCAGATCCAAGCAAATTGAGTACAATACGAAGCATGGTTTGACACCAACAGCTATTAAGAAAAGTCTTGAAAGTGCATTGTCTGGTAAAACTAAAGCGGTTTACGCTATTGAGGAAACACTAAATCTACAAGCCGCAGAGGAAGAAGCTACCTACATGTCAAAAGCACAGCTGGAACAAAAAGTCAGAGACACCCGCAAACGCATGGAAGCTGCTGCTAAAGAGTTGGATTTCATGGAAGCAGCGCGATTACGTGATCAGATAAAGATGTTACAAGTCAAAATTACCGAAATATGA
- a CDS encoding DUF4920 domain-containing protein, with amino-acid sequence MKHLFALFFITLTIVGCRDAQENEEIPAVNEDQLEEVAFTNYGATVTANETMKSGDLTYLFAQLQPNDTVDVKVKTVISEVCTNKGCWIKVPVGDDQSARVTFKDYGFFLPKNGQGKEVVISGKAFKSVTSVEDARHYAMDGGKSQQEIDAITEDQITLSIIADGALVETFEGADVFVANSSEKSE; translated from the coding sequence ATGAAACATTTATTCGCCCTGTTTTTTATCACATTGACAATTGTAGGTTGTCGAGACGCTCAAGAAAACGAAGAAATTCCAGCCGTTAATGAAGATCAACTGGAAGAAGTAGCGTTTACTAATTACGGTGCCACGGTTACCGCAAATGAAACTATGAAATCTGGAGATTTGACGTATCTCTTTGCCCAACTTCAACCTAATGATACCGTTGATGTGAAAGTGAAAACGGTCATTAGTGAGGTTTGTACTAACAAAGGATGCTGGATCAAGGTTCCTGTAGGTGATGATCAATCGGCTAGAGTAACTTTTAAGGATTACGGTTTCTTTTTACCTAAAAATGGTCAAGGAAAAGAAGTAGTGATCTCTGGAAAGGCTTTTAAAAGCGTCACTAGTGTTGAAGATGCAAGACATTATGCCATGGATGGTGGTAAAAGCCAGCAAGAAATCGATGCGATTACAGAAGATCAGATAACCTTGAGCATTATTGCAGATGGAGCGCTTGTAGAAACTTTTGAAGGAGCTGATGTATTTGTAGCAAATTCATCTGAAAAATCAGAATAA
- a CDS encoding aminoacyl-histidine dipeptidase — protein MSDLVRSLEPHQLWNHFADLNSVPRPSKKEEEVRKFMVNFAKELSLVVLQDDIGNVIIKKPASEGMENRKSVILQSHLDMVHQKNNDTVFDFETQGIEMEIQSDRVKAKGTTLGADNGIGVAAIMAILSSKNIAHPAIEALFTIDEETGMTGAKKLDKTILSSEILLNLDTEEDDEIDIGCAGGIDITGTRTYKTISPDSSFVTKKITVKGLKGGHSGMDIHKGLGNANKLNTRLMDAMQKKGVVHLQEFNGGSLRNAIPREAVSVVRFRESEQEGIIHSFTKCMNAIEKEYQSIEPNLSISIEDATGKDVLEGKDSEHLIYMILGIQNGVYRWSPDFDDLVEASNNLARIELNDGKLEVACLTRSSVDSVKDDLKATVRGVMELNNLEVVFSGDYPGWEPKPDSDILNVATSIYTDLFTQEPRVVACHAGLECGILGERYPGLDMISFGPNIRGAHSPDEYVEIRSVQKFWKFLLEILGKIPEA, from the coding sequence ATGAGTGACTTGGTACGCAGTTTAGAACCCCATCAATTATGGAATCATTTTGCAGATTTAAATTCAGTTCCCAGACCATCTAAAAAAGAAGAAGAAGTCAGGAAATTCATGGTGAATTTCGCCAAAGAGTTATCTCTCGTTGTTCTTCAAGATGACATAGGAAATGTGATCATTAAAAAACCAGCCTCTGAAGGCATGGAAAACCGTAAAAGTGTGATTTTACAATCACATCTTGATATGGTACATCAAAAAAATAACGATACTGTTTTTGATTTTGAAACTCAAGGTATTGAGATGGAAATCCAATCAGATCGCGTCAAGGCAAAGGGAACCACATTGGGAGCTGATAACGGTATAGGCGTTGCGGCTATCATGGCCATTCTTTCCTCAAAAAATATTGCTCACCCAGCGATTGAAGCTCTTTTTACCATTGATGAAGAAACAGGAATGACAGGCGCAAAAAAGCTTGATAAAACCATTCTCAGCAGCGAAATCCTATTAAATCTAGATACGGAAGAAGACGATGAGATTGACATAGGTTGCGCCGGCGGGATTGACATCACTGGAACAAGAACTTATAAAACCATTTCTCCTGATTCTAGTTTCGTTACCAAAAAAATTACAGTCAAAGGCCTTAAAGGTGGCCATAGTGGTATGGATATCCACAAAGGATTGGGTAATGCCAATAAGCTTAATACCAGACTGATGGACGCCATGCAAAAAAAAGGCGTGGTTCATTTACAGGAATTCAACGGCGGTAGCTTAAGGAATGCTATACCTAGAGAAGCCGTTAGTGTAGTTCGCTTTCGCGAAAGCGAACAAGAAGGCATCATACATTCCTTCACGAAATGCATGAATGCGATAGAGAAGGAATATCAATCCATTGAGCCGAATCTTTCCATAAGCATTGAAGATGCCACTGGAAAAGACGTGCTGGAAGGAAAAGACAGCGAGCATTTGATCTACATGATTCTGGGAATACAGAATGGTGTGTATCGATGGAGTCCAGATTTTGATGATCTCGTTGAAGCGAGTAATAACTTGGCGAGAATTGAATTAAATGATGGCAAGTTGGAAGTCGCCTGCTTGACTAGATCGTCTGTAGATAGCGTTAAGGATGATCTCAAGGCTACGGTTCGTGGTGTTATGGAACTCAATAATCTAGAGGTGGTTTTCTCAGGAGATTATCCAGGTTGGGAACCTAAACCAGATAGCGACATTTTAAACGTAGCAACTTCTATTTATACAGATTTATTTACACAGGAACCTAGAGTGGTAGCTTGCCACGCAGGGTTGGAATGCGGTATTTTAGGCGAGCGTTATCCTGGATTGGATATGATTTCCTTTGGTCCAAATATTAGAGGCGCTCACAGTCCAGATGAATATGTAGAAATCAGATCAGTACAGAAATTCTGGAAGTTTTTATTGGAGATTCTTGGTAAGATTCCTGAAGCTTAG
- a CDS encoding branched-chain amino acid aminotransferase, which produces MNHTHQIAVDKVRNSKIDSTDFETLVFGKVFTDHMLECTWSNGSWSSVNIKPYGPIMVEPSCKVFHYGQAIFEGMKAFKDENDEVFLFRPEDNWKRFNESAKRLAMPEVPEEVFMDGLKELVNLDRDWVQKGDGLSLYLRPFMIASENGVAAAPATEYKFMIVMSPARSYYSGEVRVVIATEFSRAADGGIGYAKAAGNYAASFYPNSLAIKDGYQQIIWTDAATHEYLEEAGTMNIFVRIGDKLLTAPHNDRILNGVTRRSIIQIAKDMGIDVEERRVSISEINEAAKSGELKELFGSGTAAVVVPIKGYKHNDFKHELPEIENSYSSQFKKVLADIQYNRAPDEHGWRVKI; this is translated from the coding sequence ATGAATCATACCCATCAAATTGCTGTTGACAAAGTTCGGAATTCTAAAATTGATTCCACTGATTTTGAAACCCTAGTTTTCGGTAAGGTCTTTACAGATCACATGCTGGAATGTACCTGGAGTAACGGCAGCTGGAGCAGTGTAAATATCAAACCATATGGACCTATAATGGTAGAGCCTAGTTGTAAGGTGTTCCATTACGGTCAGGCAATTTTTGAGGGAATGAAAGCCTTTAAAGATGAGAATGATGAGGTTTTTCTCTTCCGTCCAGAAGATAACTGGAAGCGATTCAATGAAAGTGCTAAGAGACTTGCCATGCCAGAAGTTCCTGAAGAGGTATTTATGGATGGACTTAAAGAGTTGGTCAATCTAGATAGAGATTGGGTGCAAAAAGGCGATGGATTGTCCCTTTACTTAAGACCTTTTATGATTGCTAGTGAAAATGGTGTTGCTGCAGCACCAGCGACTGAATATAAATTTATGATCGTGATGTCACCAGCGCGATCCTATTATAGTGGCGAAGTAAGAGTTGTCATAGCAACAGAATTTTCTAGAGCTGCAGATGGTGGTATAGGATATGCAAAAGCTGCTGGTAATTATGCCGCAAGTTTCTATCCTAATAGCCTTGCGATCAAGGACGGTTACCAACAAATCATCTGGACTGACGCTGCAACCCACGAGTATCTGGAAGAAGCAGGTACCATGAACATTTTTGTGCGCATAGGCGATAAGTTACTAACGGCGCCACACAATGATCGTATTCTTAATGGGGTGACCCGTCGCAGCATTATCCAGATCGCTAAAGATATGGGAATCGATGTAGAAGAGCGTCGTGTGAGCATTAGCGAGATCAATGAAGCTGCAAAATCTGGTGAGCTTAAAGAGCTTTTTGGTAGTGGTACAGCCGCCGTTGTGGTACCTATTAAAGGTTACAAGCACAACGATTTTAAACATGAACTTCCCGAGATCGAAAACAGCTATTCTAGCCAATTCAAAAAAGTATTAGCTGACATCCAGTATAATCGTGCTCCAGACGAGCATGGCTGGAGAGTGAAAATTTAA
- the mnmD gene encoding tRNA (5-methylaminomethyl-2-thiouridine)(34)-methyltransferase MnmD — MKREIMTTGDGSKTIHMPDLNEQYHSKHGALQEARHVFIQMGLEYALEQQPDLGVLNILEYGFGTGLNALLTAIHTSSVAINYTGMEAFPVTQEEIDAMNYGALIHEEQVFQTIHNIPWNDEAVVNQQFKLVKKQMTFESVDFEADFDLIYFDAFGPRTQPELWKLSIFQSAYRALRANGVIVTYCAAGQVRRNMQEAGFQVERLPGPPGKREMLRGVKVM, encoded by the coding sequence GTGAAGCGTGAGATCATGACTACAGGCGATGGCTCCAAAACCATTCACATGCCTGATCTCAATGAACAGTATCATTCAAAACATGGCGCGCTTCAAGAGGCGCGCCATGTTTTTATACAAATGGGATTGGAATACGCTCTGGAACAGCAACCTGATCTGGGCGTTCTAAATATTCTTGAATACGGTTTTGGAACAGGGTTGAACGCGTTGCTTACGGCAATCCATACATCTTCAGTGGCGATCAATTATACAGGAATGGAAGCTTTTCCCGTTACCCAAGAAGAAATTGACGCCATGAATTATGGTGCGTTGATTCATGAGGAACAGGTTTTCCAGACTATTCACAACATACCTTGGAATGATGAAGCTGTAGTTAATCAACAATTTAAGCTTGTCAAAAAGCAAATGACTTTTGAATCGGTTGATTTTGAAGCCGATTTCGATCTAATTTATTTTGATGCCTTCGGACCACGAACGCAACCTGAATTATGGAAGTTATCTATTTTTCAATCGGCTTATAGAGCGTTAAGAGCAAATGGTGTTATAGTTACCTATTGCGCTGCTGGTCAAGTGAGACGTAATATGCAGGAAGCAGGATTTCAAGTAGAGCGGTTGCCAGGACCACCAGGAAAACGCGAGATGTTGCGCGGAGTTAAAGTGATGTAA